A stretch of the Sinorhizobium alkalisoli genome encodes the following:
- the galE gene encoding UDP-glucose 4-epimerase GalE yields the protein MQNNTILVVGGAGYIGSHTCLRLSEKGYQPVVYDNLSNGHEEFVRWGVLEKGDIRDRPRLDEVIARHRPRAILHFAAMIEVGESVKDPVSFYDNNVIGTLTLLSATLAAGIDAFVFSSTCATYGLPDSVPMDESHKQAPINPYGRTKWICEQAMKDYGLYKGLRSVILRYFNAAGADFEGRIGEWHEPETHAIPLAIDAALGRRAGFKVFGTDYDTRDGTCVRDYIHVLDLADAHVRAVDYLLKGGESVELNLGTGTGTTVKELVGAIEKVARRPFNVGYAGRREGDSTTLVANNDKARRVLGWEPQYDLAAITESAWNWHSRKNG from the coding sequence GTGCAGAACAATACCATTCTCGTCGTCGGCGGCGCCGGCTATATTGGCTCCCATACATGTCTTCGGCTCTCCGAAAAGGGCTACCAGCCCGTCGTTTACGACAACCTCTCCAACGGTCACGAAGAGTTCGTCCGCTGGGGGGTGCTGGAGAAGGGCGACATCCGTGATCGTCCGCGCCTCGACGAGGTGATCGCGCGCCACAGGCCGCGGGCCATCCTGCACTTTGCCGCCATGATCGAGGTCGGTGAGTCCGTAAAGGATCCGGTCTCCTTCTACGATAACAACGTCATCGGCACGTTGACGCTATTGTCGGCGACGCTCGCCGCAGGCATCGACGCTTTCGTCTTCTCCTCCACCTGCGCCACTTACGGCCTTCCCGACAGCGTCCCGATGGACGAGTCGCACAAGCAGGCGCCGATCAATCCCTATGGCCGCACAAAATGGATCTGCGAACAGGCAATGAAGGATTACGGACTGTACAAAGGGCTTCGGTCCGTCATCCTGCGCTATTTCAATGCTGCCGGTGCCGATTTCGAGGGCCGGATCGGCGAATGGCACGAGCCGGAGACCCATGCGATCCCGCTGGCGATCGATGCGGCCCTCGGCCGGCGTGCGGGCTTCAAGGTTTTCGGGACGGATTACGACACGCGTGACGGCACCTGCGTGCGCGACTATATCCACGTGCTCGACCTTGCGGATGCCCATGTCCGTGCCGTCGACTACCTGCTCAAGGGGGGCGAGAGCGTCGAATTGAACCTTGGAACCGGCACGGGAACGACGGTCAAGGAACTGGTTGGAGCAATCGAGAAGGTTGCGCGGCGTCCCTTCAATGTCGGTTACGCCGGTCGCCGCGAGGGCGATTCCACGACGCTCGTCGCCAACAATGACAAGGCCCGCCGCGTGCTCGGGTGGGAACCGCAATATGATCTGGCAGCGATCACCGAGTCGGCCTGGAACTGGCATTCGCGCAAAAACGGCTAA